The Vicia villosa cultivar HV-30 ecotype Madison, WI linkage group LG1, Vvil1.0, whole genome shotgun sequence genome includes a region encoding these proteins:
- the LOC131611270 gene encoding probable xyloglucan endotransglucosylase/hydrolase protein 10 isoform X2 produces MNNYFHTTLFFFFGFVSSSLFQFSVASIVSTGDFNKDFFVLWSPNHVNTSDDGKTRSLKLDQESGAGFASNQMFLFGQIDMQIKLVAGDSAGTVLAFYLTSDQPNRDEIDLEFLGNVSGQPYILQTNIYADGFDNREERIQLWFDPTKDFHTYSVLWNLHQIVFMVDTIPIRVYKNHADKGVAFPRRQPMSLKATLWNGDSWATRGGQDKIDWKNGPFIASFRNYKIDACVWKGNPRFCRASNSNNWWNQYNFSSLTSIQRRWFKWVRKYHLIYDYCQDNERFQSNLPRECSLEDDCLFGFFLSKFGFL; encoded by the exons ATGAATAATTATTTCCACACaacacttttcttcttctttgggtTTGTTTCTTCAAGTTTGTTTCAATTTTCAGTTGCTTCTATTGTTTCCACCGGTGACTTCAATAAGGACTTCTTTGTATTATGGTCTCCCAATCATGTTAACACATCTGATGATGGAAAGACAAGAAGCTTGAAACTTGATCAAGAATCTG GGGCTGGTTTTGCTTCAAACCAGATGTTTTTATTTGGACAAATTGACATGCAAATCAAACTAGTAGCAGGTGATTCTGCAGGCACAGTCTTGGCCTTTTAT CTGACATCTGATCAACCAAATAGAGATGAAATAGACTTGGAATTTCTAGGAAACGTCTCTGGCCAACCAtatattcttcaaacaaatatttaTGCAGATGGATTTGACAATAGAGAGGAAAGGATTCAACTGTGGTTTGATCCCACAAAGGACTTCCATACTTATTCTGTCTTGTGGAATCTGCACCAAATTGT GTTCATGGTGGATACAATTCCCATAAGAGTGTACAAAAACCATGCAGACAAAGGAGTAGCATTTCCTAGAAGGCAACCAATGAGTCTAAAAGCAACCCTTTGGAATGGTGATAGTTGGGCAACAAGAGGTGGCCAAGATAAAATTGATTGGAAAAATGGACCTTTTATAGCTTCATTTAGAAACTATAAAATTGATGCTTGTGTGTGGAAAGGGAACCCAAGATTTTGTAGAGCCTCAAACTCAAACAATTGGTGGAACCAATATAACTTTAGCTCATTAACATCTATACAAAGAAGGTGGTTTAAATGGGTTAGGAAATATCATTTGATTTATGATTATTGTCAAGATAATGAAAGGTTCCAAAGTAATCTTCCTAGGGAATGTTCTCTGGAGGATGattgcttgtttggtttctttCTCTCTAAGTTTGGTTTTCTTTAG
- the LOC131611259 gene encoding agamous-like MADS-box protein AGL62 yields MNTVNQRKKTMGRKKIEIKKVEKETNKQVTFSKRRSGLFKKACELCVLCDVHLAIVVFSPADKLYCCGRPNTDVILNSYIKGTTEFEDQKSTGDSSICEQYNREYQEALKMLEMEKKKLVDIENLAKGWNRVGWWNDSIDDMSVEQLEQFMMSIFELRRKLAEKEHEQLMMFSM; encoded by the coding sequence ATGAACACAGTTAACCAAAGAAAGAAAACCATGGGACGCAAGAAAATCGAAATCAAGAAAGTCGAAAAAGAAACCAACAAGCAAGTTACATTCTCAAAAAGAAGATCCGGTTTATTCAAAAAAGCTTGCGAACTTTGCGTCTTATGTGATGTTCATCTCGCCATCGTTGTGTTTTCACCTGCTGATAAACTATATTGCTGTGGTAGACCAAACACCGACGTGATCCTCAACAGTTACATCAAAGGAACCACCGAGTTTGAGGATCAGAAGTCGACGGGTGATTCCTCGATCTGCGAGCAGTATAATAGAGAATATCAAGAAGCCCTAAAAATGTTGGAAATGGAAAAGAAGAAACTTGTGGATATTGAGAATTTGGCTAAGGGTTGGAATAGAGTTGGATGGTGGAATGATTCTATTGATGATATGAGTGTGGAACAGCTTGAACAGTTTATGATGTCAATTTTTGAACTAAGGAGGAAGCTTGCTGAAAAAGAACATGAACAACTTATGATGTTTTCTATGTAA
- the LOC131611270 gene encoding probable xyloglucan endotransglucosylase/hydrolase protein 10 isoform X1: MNTVDGRKKNTGRKKIDIKKVEKQSNKLVTFSKRKQGLFQKATELCALCDVNIAMIMSSPADKLFAFGQPDTDTVLNNYINGTTEFEDEKSNSSIYEAYNREYEEAVKRLELEKKKLVETEKSARVSNRGEWWNDSIDDMNREQLEQFMVAIYEFRKKLAEKEHEHFWIIAGAGFASNQMFLFGQIDMQIKLVAGDSAGTVLAFYLTSDQPNRDEIDLEFLGNVSGQPYILQTNIYADGFDNREERIQLWFDPTKDFHTYSVLWNLHQIVFMVDTIPIRVYKNHADKGVAFPRRQPMSLKATLWNGDSWATRGGQDKIDWKNGPFIASFRNYKIDACVWKGNPRFCRASNSNNWWNQYNFSSLTSIQRRWFKWVRKYHLIYDYCQDNERFQSNLPRECSLEDDCLFGFFLSKFGFL, translated from the exons atGAATACAGTAGATGGAAGAAAGAAAAACACAGGGCGCAAGAAGATTGATATCAAGAAAGTTGAAAAACAATCCAACAAACTAGTGACATTCTCAAAAAGAAAACAAGGTTTATTCCAAAAAGCAACTGAACTTTGTGCCTTGTGCGATGTTAATATAGCCATGATTATGTCTTCTCCTGCTGATAAACTATTCGCTTTCGGTCAACCCGACACCGACACAGTCCTCAACAACTACATCAATGGAACCactgagtttgaagatgaaaagtCGAATTCTTCGATCTATGAAGCGTATAATAGAGAATATGAAGAGGCAGTTAAGAGGTTGGAATTGGAAAAGAAGAAATTAGTAGAAACTGAAAAATCGGCTAGGGTTTCGAATAGAGGTGAATGGTGGAATGATTCTATTGATGATATGAATAGGGAACAACTTGAACAATTTATGGTGGCGATTTATGAGTTTAGGAAGAAGCTTGCTGAAAAGGAACATGAACAT TTTTGGATCATTGCAGGGGCTGGTTTTGCTTCAAACCAGATGTTTTTATTTGGACAAATTGACATGCAAATCAAACTAGTAGCAGGTGATTCTGCAGGCACAGTCTTGGCCTTTTAT CTGACATCTGATCAACCAAATAGAGATGAAATAGACTTGGAATTTCTAGGAAACGTCTCTGGCCAACCAtatattcttcaaacaaatatttaTGCAGATGGATTTGACAATAGAGAGGAAAGGATTCAACTGTGGTTTGATCCCACAAAGGACTTCCATACTTATTCTGTCTTGTGGAATCTGCACCAAATTGT GTTCATGGTGGATACAATTCCCATAAGAGTGTACAAAAACCATGCAGACAAAGGAGTAGCATTTCCTAGAAGGCAACCAATGAGTCTAAAAGCAACCCTTTGGAATGGTGATAGTTGGGCAACAAGAGGTGGCCAAGATAAAATTGATTGGAAAAATGGACCTTTTATAGCTTCATTTAGAAACTATAAAATTGATGCTTGTGTGTGGAAAGGGAACCCAAGATTTTGTAGAGCCTCAAACTCAAACAATTGGTGGAACCAATATAACTTTAGCTCATTAACATCTATACAAAGAAGGTGGTTTAAATGGGTTAGGAAATATCATTTGATTTATGATTATTGTCAAGATAATGAAAGGTTCCAAAGTAATCTTCCTAGGGAATGTTCTCTGGAGGATGattgcttgtttggtttctttCTCTCTAAGTTTGGTTTTCTTTAG